The Lolium rigidum isolate FL_2022 chromosome 2, APGP_CSIRO_Lrig_0.1, whole genome shotgun sequence genomic interval AAGCAAACCTCCAAACCCTCGCCAGATGAAATTGTAATGCTGGGTCTACCAGCGGGAACAGGGCAATCAGCCAATACTTCAACATCTGCTCCAACTTCCAATATAGCAGGAGCTCGTATAAATACGCCACGGCATGTATGATTTCCTCCTTCCTTCTCTGCAAGCATCGGCACTGAAAGTTCTGTTTCAAAGCTTTGAAGCTGCAAGAGAAATATAGTTCGTTGTCAAACATGGTGCTCGCGTTCCTGTGCATTCATCTGAAAAACTTCCAAAGATATACAATTCAAATGACACTAACAACTAATTCAGCCATAAATAGACAATGTTTTCCTCCAAGTACCTGACTCCCAAAAAAGTTACGGTGGACAGTACAATCTAGTCCCCCAACAAGTTCCTGGCCTCCTGTTTTTTGCCCTGCAGGTTACATTGCTTATTGGTCATAATGGTACATCAATTAATCTCATGGACAAAAGTATAAAGCCGTCTAATAATGGGTGGTACCTACTGCCTTGTTTGCAAGGAAGATGAGCCCAGCACAGGTTCCCCATACAGGTTTTCCTGCACTGACAAATTCTCGAAGTGCAGGAAACTGCAAAGCAGATGAAGTTGAATATCTGAGCATTTTACATTACAAGTAAATAAACAGGTAACGGGGAGTATATTTGTGACAAGCTGTTCTGCTGAAGCTATAGGCTACGATACCATAACCATGTAGACGAACTGCCGATCGAATCATAAACTCATCTAAACAGGAACATCAAATGGGTGCCcttttcagaaatctctcctcgaCAGTCACTACACATAGACAGTAATTCAATTTGCCTTCGACGCAGTTctcttttccttttctctttgttttctaAAAACAGGGGAGAATGTGTACAATGTACAGATTGGGAGCAGACGGTGCTCCTCTAGTCCGGCAAAGAGAGAGTTGTTTAATCGCAATTTAGTAATGAATACACTAATCGCCTTTCGCACGACAAAACCACGCAACCACTTGATTCATTTTTTACGTGCGGCATTATACCAGTAAAATGTACAAACCCACTTTGATTCATTTTCGATGTGCGGACAATTACCAGTGCAGTTTACTAACCCACTTGATTCATTTTCGACGTGCTGCCAATTACTAGTGCAGTGAACTAGTACTAATCCACCTGATCTATTTTCGGCAAAATAGAACCAAGAAAGAACCTTATCATTTCAATCCAATTTCTCACCCCACCGGTGAGCATCAATCATATCGTATTACCGTGCCACTACTGATGCACAGATTTCAGAGACATTTGGCAGAGCCTTCATGAACACACACAGCAGGCAGTATCGGGAATTCAGACGGACAGAGAAGATTGGACGACGGGTTTGTCCATGTGAGAAACGGAATAGGGACGTACGAGGTTGTGGTAGTTGGCGAGCTTGGCCATGGTGGTGCTCTCGCCGCCGGGGATGATGAGCGAGTCGAGGCCCAGCAGCTGCTCCGGCCTCCGCACCTCCACGCCCTTGGCCCCGATCCTCCGCAGCGCTGCACCCATACCGGAACCAAGAACACGTCAACCAACCGACCAAAggcgagagaaaaaaaaaaaacgtcGGAGAAGGTGGGAGCACGCAACGCACCGGCCATGTGCTCGTTGTAGGAGCCCTGGAGCGCGAGGACGCCGACCACCGCAGCCATTGCCGCTCTCGCCTGCCTCGGGACGTGTGGTGCGGTTCGGGAGGGTGGGTGAAAAGGGGGGTGACGTCACGGGAATCGGGAAGGGAGGGGAGGAAGGAGGCGCACGTCGGCGTGGGCGGCCGCCGCCACACGCGGTGGGTGGGTGACGGAGACGGCACCGCTGGCGAGCAGCGCTGCCCGCCCGATCGTCGGCGGGACTGTCCCGGCCGTCCGTTCTCGCTGGGTAGGGGCCGGGCTCGAGTGGCGGCTGTGAAACCGTCAGCCCACCGGGCCTAGTGGCACGTAACTAGTTTCTTGCCGATCGATTTGTCACCCTCaaccaaaggaaaaaaaagtTATCTTCAACCCTAAAAAAAGAATTATTCTCAACtctaaaaataacatctaaaaaatataaaaacaaaTATTGAACAAATCAATCAGTTTGGCTCACTGGAAAAAAGACTTGGTCCTTCAGATAAAAATTAATTAGTTTCTTGCAACAATGGTGTTTGACAAGGGAACACTATTAACACATCTtctaagagctctaagctcccagagTTGcgagctctaagggcatctccagcggggcgatccatcccgcgcccgcgcgtccggatgggtccaattggacaaaaacgcggcccagcgcgcggacccatccctaaaacggatggtcgcggcgtccaggacgacccaaacccggcccaaatctgggacgagtttgcgtggccgcggacgccgaaggctggtcgctcgcgtcctccccttgtccgcccctggtccGCCTTTCTGTCTCCCAAAACAGAAACCCCTAGCACAcatctcccgccgctccgccgccagccaaggaccggcgatttgggagcggcgtCCACACCGGCCACCGTCATCGAGatgccggcaagcggggcggaagcataggtcgcggcCCTCCGCTGCTTTCGCCGcatcgtagcagagtcggaggacgccatcgccgtcgctgttgtcctctcaccgtcgcgagacctcccgccgttcgcaggtGCGCTgttgccgccggaggtgagctctcctggaccgtgtttccagaccgcaagtcggccgagacggtcatggcctgcaggtccctacggacgcaTTGGATGACCTCCGCCTGcgatgtgttcgatgaaatgggcgtactaaaatttgtccctttcatctgt includes:
- the LOC124686351 gene encoding probable pyridoxal 5'-phosphate synthase subunit PDX2, yielding MAAVVGVLALQGSYNEHMAALRRIGAKGVEVRRPEQLLGLDSLIIPGGESTTMAKLANYHNLFPALREFVSAGKPVWGTCAGLIFLANKAVGQKTGGQELVGGLDCTVHRNFFGSQLQSFETELSVPMLAEKEGGNHTCRGVFIRAPAILEVGADVEVLADCPVPAGRPSITISSGEGLEDEVYSKDRVIVAVRQGNILATAFHPELTSDSRWHRLFLDMDKESQSRALSALSLSASSSEAGAVEKNKPLDLPIFE